The Rattus norvegicus strain BN/NHsdMcwi chromosome 9, GRCr8, whole genome shotgun sequence genome contains the following window.
CTTCAGGATCCCTCAGACCTTATCGGTGTCCCCTCAAGGTCTCCTCAGGCTCCCCTAGAACCCTCAGGATTACTTCAGGCTCTCCTCAGATTCCCTCAGAATCTCTTCAGGACTCTTTCAGATGTCCCCAGAAGTCTTTCATGTCATTCCCCTCAAAGCTCTTGTAAATCTCCCTCAATAACTCCTTTAGTTTTCCTTCAGGGCTCTCTCAGGGTCCTATTCAATATTTGAGGATTCTTTGGGTTTTCACCAAGTCTCTTGAGCATCCTATTGTAGCTTCTTCCCATCAGAGCTCTCAACTATGACCTATGGAAATTTCACCGGCAGAGGACCATAGAGCTAGCATAGGCAGAGGCCAGAGTTGCCCACTGAAGGAATGAACCTGGGCATCAGATCTCTGTGCTGTCTGAGACAGAAGAGAGGCCGGGAAGACGAGAGATGATGAGGGCAAGGTCATTCGCACCAAACAGGGCTGCAGTAATTATGCCGGGAATACGCTTAACTAGTTACAGGTGGACAGAGAGGTTCAGCTTCTGGGAACAGAGCCCGGAAGGAGCTTTTAGCAGCTCCTAGCACAGGCAGCCAAGAAGCAGCAAAGTTGGAGCTGTCCAAGGGAGAGTGAGTACCTCTGAGTGGAAGGATAAGCCTTCATTTCCAGGAAGCCTGGGCATAGTCAGAGAGTCAGTGACTTCACCAGAGGCCGTAGGCTTCCCGGATCTCAGATATGACCAACTACAAAGAGCTTAACCTCAGTGCTTTTCCTGAAACTAagttgacttcttctttttgcCTTTGCCACATTTTTGTTGAAATGATCATTTTAAATCAGTCTGAGTAGAAAATACAAGCTGGTTTGTGGGGGCATGACAGGCACCTGAGTGGGGAGCGAATCTAGGCCTAGCCAGGCCTGCTCTCTTAGTTCCACGCTCACACCTTTGTCTTCAGACTACCGGCTCTGTCGTAGCCCTGCGTGATTGCATAGATAAATCTCAGAGGCCGTAGGACAATTTTTTGTTTAAgagaggatacagaaaatggctgCCTAATCGATCCTTTAGGTCTCCTCACACTTTAGGTCTCCCCAGTGACTCACAACACAAATCACTTTCAGGGTAGAAGTTCTTGCTGTCATAACAGAAAGTTGGAGGAGCCTGAGGGGCCTTATTTATTCAAGAAGGCCAAGAGAGTTGGGGTGCAGACATCAAGGGGCTATATGAGACAAGTTTCAGAGTGAAGGGACCCTACAACAAAGTTACTAGCCGTGTGGCACCATCTCCCTCAACTGCCTGACTGATTTGTCTGTCTAAAGAACTGATGGACTTTGCTCTCCACAGACATCTCCAAGTTAGATGTGgggtcatttctttatttttgcaaaCATATGGAAATTTTCAAATACGCAGAAAAGTTGGGGTGGGCAGAGATAACAGTGTCCCAGTCACTCATCCCCACAGAGCCACCTCTGTCAAGTCTGCGTAATGAAGACCCCACTCCCTGTAGCCTTACTCTACCAGGGACTTTCAGGAGAGTCCCAGATCCTGTGACATCCATGAGACACTGCTTGCCTATTGCTCAGATGAGAGTTTTGTAAGAATTAGCTCCTAGACAAAAGTCTGGGCCTTGGCATACAGCTGCTGGACAAGGCCTACAGAGCCATGGACCAGGACAGTGGTTTTCCCCAGGTTCTGGGGTTGGAGGTGAGAGCCCTGGCCTGGTACTTAACTGTACCTTGTCAGGCTCACCTTGTAGAGGAGACAAAGGCACAAGCTCAAAGAGGAGGACAGCAACAGGTGGtcaaaaacacccaggaggaaATCGTGGCATGGGAAATGTCCAGCAGTCCCCATGGAGAGCCGGAGAGAAAGTAGAAAGCTGAGATTAGAGGGATCATGGATGCTGGGCCCTGAAGAAGGGCTGCTGGGTCCAAGGTGGGAGAAGGTGGATGGAGTAAGGGTGTGTCCAGGGTGTCTCATGGCCGCTTCCTGAAAAAGATACCAGGTtgaatgtgggggtgggggtggaggtggggaatgagtgtggggaggggtgtggggtgagggggttggggatggggtggggtgtggggtgagggtggggtgggttggggtgggggtggggggtggtgacTTCCAGGTGGGATTTCATTGAGGAGCTGGAAAGCTTGAGATCCTGAGATGGGGAGAGACTTCAGTTCAAGTGGAGCCCAACGGTGTCACCATTTTGGGCACCTTGTTATCCTTTGAGGTGGGGCCGGGACTTGTGGAGTGAAGGGAAGTAGTCTTGACAGGCTAAGGACTGGTGTGGGAAGGACCCCGGAGTGCGAGCCAAATgggaaacaagagagagagagagagagagagagagagagagagagagagagagagaaagagagagagagagagagagagagagagagagagagaggtgtgggtCCGTGCAGGGCCAATGGCTGAGAGAGGCTCACACCTCCAGCTGTTACCGACTCCCCTGTGAACTCTAGTCCACGAACCCATCCGCAAAATGACATTAGAAGCAGGGTCATGTCTTGGCGGGCTTTGAGGCAGCTGGTTGGGGAGGGGTGTTCCCAGGAAGCTGTTTCTTCAAGACCTGGTTCTGTGAAGAACTGAGAGTGCCAGGATGGAGCTGAGACCTAGGTCACATCCCCTCTGCCAGCCCTGCCTTGCACAGCCATGGTCGGGACACAGAGGACGCTGCCTTCTGATCTTGTCTCCTGGGGCTGGGTGATCGGTGTGTGGTCACATGGCCACTACCTGGAGCATAGCACTTAAGAGGCCCTGAAACAAAcagacttcaagaaaaacaaaaccagtgcTTTAGGGGTTGTCTTAATAAGACAAATGCAAAGCTACCTGTGTAGGTTAGTGTCAGCAgttcagaaaagggcagggtCACCCTTAATGTTCATTTTGCCTTAGGCATTAGGTCACCCTAGGGAGGTGTATGGAACTCGAGGCTCCATCCAAcctcacatgggcactggaggtGGCTACAGTCCCTTGAATCCTCAAAGGGCGCGCACTGCTCGCTGCTGGCCACCGCAGGCCTGAGCACCTGTCTTAGTGTCCtttcgctgtgaagagacaccaccatgaccatggcaaaacttataaaagaaagcgtttagttggggggggggggcttgcttacagttttcaCTGCTTTACTTGCTTACTGtacattatcatggcaggaagcatggcggcaaaGATGGtgctggagggggagggggagagggagggggaggggaggggaggggaggggaggggcagggaggggagacGGACAGGGCCTGGTGTGGGTTTAGCAGGTTCAGCATAGGAGAAGGTGAGGCCTGCAGGGCTGGGGCAAGCAGGCCTCAGGGAGAGCGCGCTACCTGGAAACTGAGGCTGCTAGAGGCAAGAGGCAGCAGGTGGCCTTCCGCAGAAGCCTGTAGATATGGGTCTGAGGCTGTCCAACAGGGAGAGCATAGATTTGACATGGACCCTGAAACCTGACCAGGAACACCCAGGTCCCTGTCCTCTGGGAAAAGGGCTAGGCAGCCCCGTGGGACAGCGTGGGTAGCAGTGCCTCGAGTCCCCTTCAGAGCCCGGAGTACAAGTGGAGGCTTGGTGGGGTGTGGAGACAGCATTGTGGGCAGCTTGTGCCCTGTGCAAGAGAAGATGGTGGCTCAGAGCTCAGCTTGATCTCCACGTGTTGAGTGCCTTCCTGGAATACACAGCCCTCTAGGTCACTAGGCTACTGTTGGGGAGAAGCccagtggagagggagagaggtctTGAGGTTGCTCGTTACCACCCCAGCTACCTAGCCAGAGGGAAGAAACTCCTGGGGCGATGCCCTGCCCTGTGAGCCAGTCCACATGATAGTAGGGGACCATGCCTCTACCCAGCAGCATCTTCTCCTCACCCACAGGGCAGATCCTGGGGCCAGAGGTTGAGGTAGGGAGATAGTAAGGATGGAAACCCAGTCCAGTACCCAGGTAGGAGACACTTCTGGAAGCACCATGAGTGCAGGTGGGCTTCCCCACGGCATGCTGTGTATCCACAGGTACTGAGGTCTGGAAAGATGGGCATCAGCATAGGCCACGCCTGTGACAACAGTGGAAGAGAGAGGCTGAGGCCAAACTAGGGCTTCCTGTAGGCAGGGAGCTCAGCCGGAGATACAGGGGACTAGGGTGTTGGTCCCAAACCTGCCACCAACTGTGATGCTCTAGCCAATAACTTCCTTCTCGGGGTATGTTTCTACCtgtgaaaagaaaagggggaagggtGGAAATGAAGCTCTCCTTAGCTCCTCGGTGTCTTTGAAGACAGGAAGACTATTATTAATGGTCAGATGCTATGGTGCTCATATGGGGAAAGGGTGGCTGGGCTGGGAAGGTAATCTGCAAGAAGGGGGACCTGTGGCCCAGGGAAAGATCCCTGGGCTCTGAGTGAGGATATTTGAGGCAAAGAATGCCCATCAAGGCCCACAGGCATAAGAGAATATTCTGATCTAAGACAATGAGCCCTGGAAAGGCTTCTGAGGCAGTGGGTTTGGCCCTTAGGTCAGGAGTGGCCTGTATAGATTTGTCTGTGGGCTGGCTGAGACAGGCCTGCCTCAGTCCTACCCACACATGTTGACCAAGTCATCTGTCAGGTAGGAATGTGGCACAGGACTGTCAAACACATCTTCATGAGCATGGCAGAGGGGGAACATTGCTGCCTCCGGCCTGGGAGCAGGGTATAGGGTGCCATTATGTGACACAGATGCTGCGGGGCCTGCCCTGTCCCGCTAAGAGTGAAATGAGCCACAGAAGAGGAAGCTTCCGAGGGTGGGGCTGGGCTGCCTGGTTGGAGGTTTCACGTTGTTTCCAGAGCAAAGGCTTCGTTTGCTGCTTCTCTGTAAGGTAGCAGAGGTGTCCGCAGAGGTAGCAGGTACCAGCTTCCCTTCCAGAAATCCCCTCCATTCAACACAGCCTTAGGGCTGAGGAAAGCTGTGCAggcggtgggggaggggagcagacgCCTCCCTGTTGCTTTCGTCAGTAAGCCCCACAGACAGCCTACTCCACTTACAAGCTGCCTTAAGGCGGACAggacagccctggctggccaTCTTCAGCCCCAGGGAGAACAGGTATATGACATGATGTAGTTGGGGCTTCCACATGGGCCAGATCTCCAGGAGATTTATCACTTGCTGATGCCAGGCTGGAGGCTATTAGCTGAATGAGGTCGGACTGGGtaaggctggggggggggggcacatctGTCAGATGAGATGGAGCTGGGGTCCATAAGGTGAGGTGAGGGTGGGGATGGGCTGTGGTGGGGGTCCATTGTCAGAGGAGTAAAGCCGGGCTGAGATGGAGCTAATGAAGTGGAAATGGGCTGGGGTCTGAGGTAAGGCTAGAGCATCTGTCAGATGTGGGGTAGAGGTGGGGTGTGTCGGATGACGTAGATCGGAGTTGGTCAGATGAGTGGGCCTGAGTTGGGGTCTGCCAGATGAAAGTAGAGATGAGGGCTATGGCACGTAGGTGACGTTGAGCTGAGCTGTGGCGAACGAACGGGTATGCTTGAGCAGTTGGGACTGGGCAGGGGACTTAGGTCCTCAGGGTACACTTTCTGGGGGAGCTGTCAGAGCACTTGCTCAGGATCAGTGCACAATTCTCCTTAGGGGTtgaggggaggtgggagtgacATAAGCAGCTAGTACAAAGTGACTCAGGGTGTTTCTAGGCCTTGGTGCCGACCACATCAGAGACTTCAGACTCTACTCTGTGCAAGTGGTGGCTTGCACTTGAAagctggaaaagaaaacaactgtTTGCGCCTTtgagaggaggagcagcaggttTCCGGCCTGCACGCCTGAGGTAGGACCTAGGGCGTTCCCGTAGGGGTCTGTGGTTTCAGAGCCTATGCAGTATCCCACTGAGGATGCCTTATTCTTGCCCTCACGTCCCAGGCAGTGGGTGGGGCCCCAGGCCTGATCAtaagcagaaagcagagaggtgCTCAGGGATCTGTGGGCCTCTGTCCAGGCATCCGGGTGACTGAGGGATGGGCTCAGGCTTTCTGCAGACTTCTTTGCTGGGTGGTCAGCGCTGAATCCACGGAACAGGCATCTGTTTCCTCTATCCACAAGGGAGCTCCATCTTGCCCGCAAAGGTAAAGGGCCTGCACCGTGCACATCTAGCCCCCCTCCCCGTGTCAGCCCCATATTTCATACCAGGTAGGAAGTTACTAGCCTAAAAGCACCATTTCCCTAGCCCAGCAACCACTGGCAGCTTCTCCAACCTGAACGGTGAGCATCCCTGCACTGGCTATGTGACGGATGGCTGCGCCTGTTGAGGGCAACCCATGTGAAACTCTGAGGCGATGGGAGTGACCTGGCTACCGTCCCTGTGCTGTACTGAGTCAAGGCCAGGACATGCTGGCTGTAGCTGGGCTCTGGGACTTGAAATCCTGAACTTTGTGGGGAAGTGCCCTGAAGGGCCAGGGTTCCCTGAGTAGGATGTTTCCTTCCAAGCTGTCTGTGCACCTTGACCTCTTGGGATGTTTGAATCCTTCTTCCTTAGACTTCTGTGTTGTCTCTTAAGCAGACAGGTTTTGCCACTCACTTATACAGGCTTCAGGTGGCCGAGAAGCCAGGCCGCGCCCCCTAGAAGCCCAGAGGCAGGAGTAAGACTATGTGAGTAGTGCTAAGTTTTCAGGTGCGGGGGGCCTCAGGTGTGAGCAACGATGCTAGCAGCATGGGGCTCATTCCCTTAGGCATCCCACGACCCATTCTGCCCGACTCCTAGATGCTCCTATGGGATACTGAACAAATTCCAGGGGACCTGTTCTGTTGGCGGCCCCACAGGCTGCTTCTGGGGGGAGTGTATCAGCGAGTGAAGGGCAGGCAGAAAGGAGCAGTCCAAGCCGGGGCCTCTGAGGAGCTCCTTGGAATTCAGCCTGGCTCAGGATACCCCAGGAGCCTCAAGAATCTGGGTCGtatgaaaggaaaaacaaaaacaaaaaacaaaccatggTTCATGAAACCAAGATTGCTACCAAATAGGCCAGTCTAATCGATCTGGTAGATATGGAATCTAGACATAAAAATATGATAGCAGAATATTCATCTCAGCGGGAATCCGCGCTTTGCTTCCCTAATGGGCTGTAGGCTTGTAAGTGCCCTGGGGACCAAGGAGGAAATGAACCTTGGCATGCCTTCTCCTCACTGTTTGCAATCACTGGGGTGGGTGCTTGTCCATTTCCTGTGTGGGGAAGGAAAGTGTGCCTTCCATGTTTCCAATGTTTCCAAGGCAGACAGCTTGCTTGGGCCTCATTCTCCCTGGTGAACGCAGCTCTTCTCCTCTGTTATCTTCCCCTGCAGGAAGCCCCTGTAGTAAACCCTAGACCTATGACTTACCCAATCCTGCAACCCTTCCTGGTCCTGGTACCCAACAAGGAACAAAGGGGCAGACCAGGCGTCCGGTGTGCCTGGGCTCAGCCCTTGCTGGCAGTTTCTTGGGTTAGCTCCCTCTCAGTGGTGGAGTCACACCAGCACCCCTCTGGTGGGGTAGCCAAGGCCAGCCCGGGAGTAGGGTGAGTGAGGGTGTCTGATTGCCATGCCACCTGTCAGACCACTGCCCAGGCCCACCTGGCTGGGGTTTGATGAGCTCAGTAACCCTCCTGGGCCTCACTGTAGAGAGTGGACAGGGGATGGGGGGTAGTTTTGGAGACATTCCTGACAGTGGCAGGGACAGGAGCCTCTGAGTACACCCAGGTCCTGGAGGGACAGGACCTTTGAGAAGCCAGAACTCAGACATGAGCCTGGGATAGGCCCTTAGGATGATGTGGGCCTAGTGGTGGTGCTTCAGAAGtctccacagctttccagagacTATCTTGAGCTGTTACCCTCTGTAGTCTTCTCGACCGGGCAGAATGAGTGCTGACTATATCTGTCAGTCAAATGTAGGTGTCTTCTTACAGTCAGGTTGGGGGCAGAAAGCTACAAGGCCCAGCCTTGGGATCCTTAGGCCAACAGGAGGAGCTGCCTCTGAGGCCTCCCTGCTTAGAGCTGCCTGCTGGGTGAGGCTGGTGAGCCTTTGTCTCTGCCTAGGACTTGAGCTCTATCTTGGACAGTGCCTGTGGACATTCCTACTACCCCCGTCTCCTCGGCAACAGGCTGGTCCTAGGAGTTGGACTAAGGAGATGGGAGGGGTTGTTTTGTCTCTAGCTTTGGAGTGGTCACTGCAACATTGGGTCTTCCCAGCAACTCTGGAGGCTTTGATCTCTCTATTGTCTAGTGAGCAGAGGTTAGGTCCTGAGGGCAACTTCGAGATTTTCCTTGTGATGGGGAGTTTCAAGTGTGTGGCGCTGGCCTGCTCCAGAATTCCTACACTGAGGTGGGCAGGCCTTGGGACAGGAGCAGGGCCTTACTCTGGGGCTCCTCCCTCCACCTACCCTCACTGACTTCCTGACCCTCCTGCAGCCCTAGGACCATGAACAATACAAATTGTAGCATCCTCCCGTGGCCTGCTGCAGTCAACCACGTCTTCACCATCTACTTGGTCTTGCTGCTGGTGCTGGGCCTGCTGCTCAATGGCCTGGCACTCTGGGTATTCTGCTATCGCATGCACCAGTGGACGGAGACCCGAGTCTATATGACCAACCTGGCTGTGGCTGACGTCTGCCTGCTCTGCTCCTTGCCATTCGTGCTGTACTCCCTGAAATACAGTACTTCGGACACACCCATCTGCCAGCTCTCACAGGGCATCTACCTGGTCAACAGGTACATGAGCATAAGCTTGGTCACCGCCATTGCTGTGGACCGCTATGTGGCAGTGCGGCATCCCCTGCGTGCCCGTGAGCTGCGGTCCCCACGGCAGGCTGGAGCAGTGTGTGTGGCCCTCTGGGTGATAGTGGTCACCTCCCTGGTACTGCGCTGGCGCCTGGGGATACAGGAGGGTGGCTTCTGCTTCAGCAGCCAAAATCGGTACAACTTCAGCACCACTGCCTTCTCGCTGCTGGGATTCTACCTGCCGCTGGCCATAGTGGTCTTCTGCTCTTTGCAGGTTGTGACTGCGTTGGCCCGAAGGCCAGCCACTGACGTGGGGCAGGTGGAGGCCACTCAGAAGGCCACCCGCATGGTCTGGGCCAACTTGGCCGTGTTTATCATCTGCTTCCTGCCCCTGCATTTGATCCTGACAGTGCAGGTCTCCCTGAACCTCCACACCTGCGCTGCCCGAAACATCTTCAGCCGTGCCCTGACAATCACAGCCAAGCTCTCAGACATCAACTGCTGCCTGGATGCCATCTGTTACTACTACATGGCCAAAGAGTTCCAGGATGCGTCCTTGCCGGCCACAGCCTCTAGCACACCCCACAAGAGCCAAGATACTCAGAGCCTGAGCCTCACCTAGAAGAAGTGAACATGTGCCATGAGCCAGAGGAACCTGTGATATATGAGCAAGGAGACTCCAAATCAGCCTGAACCCGCTGTGCGGTTTGAGCACTCTAGGAGACCCAGTTGGTCTGGAGAAGCtgtatctgcccctctgaaaggaCCACAGGATTCTAATGTCCGACTTGAGGGACCCTGGACTGAGACCACATACCTGCCACCCCAGATCGAGAACCCCTGGGCACCAGAATGTGGCCTTAATAGCTAGCCACCGAGTTTAGCTCTCCCCTGGAGTTGGTCCTGGCAAGGTCCTCTGTCATCCAGATGCAAGTGATGAGAGGCAAATAAGGGACATACAGCTCAGAGAGCCAGGAGACATCTTCCCAGAGGACCCTCTAATGGCTGTTTCCTTTTCCTACCTCTAAACTTCACACCACATGTAGGGTTAAGCAGAAGGGCAGCGGCTGTGATCTGGAAGGCTGTCCCCTAAGGCCCATGACTGTCAGTGTTGATACAGCTCTGGAGACCCAGCGCTCACAAAGTCACGCTCAGCAGTAACACCCCTGTTGCTGTCCTGAGCCACTTTCAGTATTTCCATTCTGTGGTGGGCCTGTTGGTCACTGAGGCCAGTGGCTGTGGGAGGGGTCTACTGGAGTTTGTAGTGAGGAAGCTGGATATTTGGTTTGGTACCTGCACTCTCTAAGGATGTGGCCCCAGGTGGCAAGGGGTTTAGGAGTAAAGTATCAGCCCCAAAGCCAGCCCAAAGCCAGAGCGCATTTGGAGGTGTAGTAGCCCTGGGCTTCTCCCTCTGTGCTTTGATTTTGGTCTTGGCCCAAATGCTGCAGCCATACCCAGAGCCAGAGCCCCTCCAGCTCAGAGGAGAGGGCTGTCCCTCCCCATTCTCCACCCCTTTATCCAAGGCCTACTGCCTAactgactcccccccccccttttttttgtatGACCTATTCTATAAAACCAAAAGTCTGCTCATCTTCCAGACACCAAAGAAAGGATTCCATCCAAGTATAAATTGGCAAAC
Protein-coding sequences here:
- the Gpr35 gene encoding G-protein coupled receptor 35 isoform X1 yields the protein MNNTNCSILPWPAAVNHVFTIYLVLLLVLGLLLNGLALWVFCYRMHQWTETRVYMTNLAVADVCLLCSLPFVLYSLKYSTSDTPICQLSQGIYLVNRYMSISLVTAIAVDRYVAVRHPLRARELRSPRQAGAVCVALWVIVVTSLVLRWRLGIQEGGFCFSSQNRYNFSTTAFSLLGFYLPLAIVVFCSLQVVTALARRPATDVGQVEATQKATRMVWANLAVFIICFLPLHLILTVQVSLNLHTCAARNIFSRALTITAKLSDINCCLDAICYYYMAKEFQDASLPATASSTPHKSQDTQSLSLT